The genomic interval TCAAGCAATTGCTGATTATTCACAAATTTTAGCTGTGTAACTTTAGCCTGAGATTTGGTGAGTTCATATTGTGCTTGCAGATTAGATATTTTGTGGGTTATATCCTTGAAGTAAAAACTATCAGCGATGCTATATTGCCTGGTTTTAGCTTGATAGGCGGCTTTATAATCTCCTGATTTTTCATAAAGTGCAGCAATATGCGATAGTGCTTCAACAATCTGCTTATTTGCTTTTTTAGTTTGTCCCAAAGCCAGTGCTTGTTGAAGGTAATTCAGCGCTATTGCCCGGTTGGAAGTTTCATAGCTCTCTGCCAATGCGATCAGGCTTTGGAATTCCCGGATACTATTGTTGATCTTTTTCGATTTCAGCAAAGCTCCCTTTTGAAGTTCAATGGCTTTTGCTACTGCTCCTGATTTTGCATACACCTGGGCCAGTCCAATAGTAAGGGAAATATTTAATCCCATCATTTCAGGATAATCACTTTGGCTGATACCTTTTTCAAAGTAGTAAATGGCTTTTGCCAGGTCACCGGTTTCCCTGTAGGCCGTTCCAAAGTTCAGGAAGGTATTTAACTTCAGGCTTGAAAAAGGAAGTGTAGTTCCGATCGCTTCAGCCCGCTTGTAATAAGAGATGGCAAGTTGATAGTCATGGCGGAAAGCATGTACTTCACCAAGAGTAATGTATGACTCCATAATTCCACTCTTATCTTTGTTTTGCTCACTTATTTTTAATGCCTGAAGAAAATAGGGGGTTGCTGTTGCCGAACTGCCTTTCCTGTTTTCCACAACACCCAGCCGGATATTCTCCTTAATGATTCCTTTATAATTATTCAGGCGTTTGTAGATTTCAAGTGCTTCCAGATAGTGTTGTCTTGAGGATACTGCATTCCCGGAATTATCATCAATCATGCCCATCTGGTTGAGCATTCTTGCTACACCTTCTTCGTCTTTAGTGCTTTTTGCAAGCTTCATCCCAAGATTCACAAAAAACAGTGCAGAATCGGGTCTGTTATACCGGTAATGAACAATTAACTTTTCATAGGCATTAATATCCAGCACAGGAAGGCCTGGCTTAACAGGTTTTTGAGAACCATAAAGTGCCTGAAAACAATAGGATAGAAGAAAACATGGGAGGAACGCGCGCAAAATTGACATAGAAATTACCAGGACAAAGCAGACGTCAAAGATAATATTTACGAC from Pedobacter sp. WC2423 carries:
- a CDS encoding tetratricopeptide repeat protein; the encoded protein is MRAFLPCFLLSYCFQALYGSQKPVKPGLPVLDINAYEKLIVHYRYNRPDSALFFVNLGMKLAKSTKDEEGVARMLNQMGMIDDNSGNAVSSRQHYLEALEIYKRLNNYKGIIKENIRLGVVENRKGSSATATPYFLQALKISEQNKDKSGIMESYITLGEVHAFRHDYQLAISYYKRAEAIGTTLPFSSLKLNTFLNFGTAYRETGDLAKAIYYFEKGISQSDYPEMMGLNISLTIGLAQVYAKSGAVAKAIELQKGALLKSKKINNSIREFQSLIALAESYETSNRAIALNYLQQALALGQTKKANKQIVEALSHIAALYEKSGDYKAAYQAKTRQYSIADSFYFKDITHKISNLQAQYELTKSQAKVTQLKFVNNQQLLEQKIMFGIMSGGTAFMLILGAYFFKIRNLNRLMNKANADLIESNNVKDKLFSILGHDLKAPLASILNLLVLINRGWLTDEEKSLMLGKLELQCNATLETLNLILHWGQMQLKGVMINQSDVSPEKKIKRNVLLLKEMAAQKSISIEQHIEPGLLVFCDADHLDFLVRNILSNAIKFTPVGGTIHMSVRAYQDNQVICQFRDSGIGIAPSRLESIFSVNNVSTMGTNNEKGTSLGLVICKEFINANEGNIWVESVIGEGSAFFFTLKRK